A section of the Xiphias gladius isolate SHS-SW01 ecotype Sanya breed wild chromosome 8, ASM1685928v1, whole genome shotgun sequence genome encodes:
- the mrps35 gene encoding 28S ribosomal protein S35, mitochondrial: MASHSSKAFLWLGRIKVPGLGLQKPACRVTYATALSINSSTGNKGLPDRSGRGSFVRKPRRDEGKPRTEKMPVDQDWTAVYPAATPFRANAVPLPVRMGYPVKGGVPPEKKGNLELIKIPNFLHLTPAAIKKHCEALKPFCTEWPTALDTDAKCEEHFPIKVEITDYVSAGPSVRNPSAHIVHLKVKLSSLNLDEHARKKMLKLVGRRYCKDTDVLTITTNSCPLRQQNYDYAMYLLTVLYHESWKTEAWEAEKTVADMEEYSWEDSPSQKNILDTLVRMKVAGDGEGEEVREQLLGRQEVQEYKDSVTRLKNEGESESTMLQYKEAVKKVFNL; this comes from the exons ATGGCTTCACACTCTAGCAAGGCATTTCTGTGGCTAGGTCGAATAAAAGTTCCTGGCCTTGGACTTCAGAAACCAGCGTGCAGGGTCACGTACGCGACGGCTTTGTCTATAAATTCTTCTACTGGAAATAAAG GCCTTCCTGATAGAAGCGGTAGAGGATCCTTTGTCAGAAAACCCCGGAGAGAT GAAGGGAAGCCCAGGACAGAAAAGATGCCAGTGGATCAAGACTGGACTGCAGTTTATCCAGCAGCAACCCCCTTTAGAGCAAATGCTGTCCCCCTACCTGTGAGGATGGGCTACCCAGTGAAGGGAGGCGTTCCTCCAGAGAAGAAAGGCAACCTGGAGCTAATCAAG ATACCAAACTTTCTGCATTTGACGCCAGCAGCAATCAAGAAACACTGTGAAGCGCTGAAAC CGTTCTGTACAGAGTGGCCGACTGCCTTGGACACTGATGCCAAATGTGAGGAGCACTTCCCCATTAAAGTAGAAATCACCGACTACGTGTCTGCTGGCCCGTCTGTCAGAAACCCTTCAGCTCATATTGTTCATCTCAAA GTCAAACTGTCCAGTTTGAATCTGGATGAGCATGCACGCAAGAAAATGCTGAAACTTGTTGGCAGGAGATACTGCAAAGATACTGATGTCCTCACCATCACGACTAACAG CTGCCCACTGAGACAACAGAATTACGACTATGCCATGTACCTGCTGACTGTCCTTTACCACGAGTCCTGG AAAACAGAAGCCTGGGAGGCTGAGAAGACTGTGGCAGACATGGAGGAATACAGCTGGGAGGACAGCCCGTCCCAAAAGAATATCTTAGATACGCTAGTGCGCATGAAAGTGGCCGGGGACGGAGAAGGCGAGGAAGTGCGAGAGCAGCTGCTGGGAAGACAAGAGGTGCAGGAGTATAAGGACTCGGTCACGAGGCTGAAGAATGAAGGGGAGAGCGAGAGCACCATGCTTCAGTACAAAGAGGCTGTCAAGAAAGTATTCAACCTGTGA